The genomic stretch ACGTCGTACGGTTCCGCCCGCCGGTCGGCCAGGAACAGCTCGCGGACTGGTTCCGGGCCGCGTCCGTGCTGGTCATGCCGTCGTACAGCGAGTCCTTCGGGCTGGTCGCGATCGAGGCGCAGGCGGCCGGTACGCCGGTGCTCGCGGCCGCGGTCGGCGGGTTGCCGGTGGCCGTGCGCGACGGCGAGACCGGCTTCCTCGTGAACGGCCACAATCCCGCCGACTACGCGCGCGTGCTGGACCGTCTCGCCGACGCGCCGGACCTCTCGGCGACCATGGGCCGGGCCGCCGCCCGGCACGCGCGGTCCTTCGGCTGGGACCGGGCGGCCGCCGCGACCGCCGACGTCTACACGGCCGCGACCCAGTCGCACCGCCGTCGCGTACGCTCCCACCATGGGTGATGTGGAGAGGGCCGCGCAGGTCATCGAGGCGGTCCTCAAGGACGCCGAACTGGAGTGGGAGAGCCCCGAGCCCGGGAACTACGTGGTCAAGCTCCCCGGTACGCGCAAGCTCTCCACGACGGTCTCCTTCCTCGTCGGCCGCCACTCCCTCTCCCTCAACGCCTTCGTCGTCCGGCACCCCGACGAGAACGAGGCCGGCGTCCACCGCTGGCTCCTGGAGCGCAACCTCAAGCTGTACGGCGTGAGTTACGCCGTCGACCGCCTCGGCGACATCTACGTCACCGCCCGCCTGCCCCTCGCCTCCGTCACCCCCGACGAGATCGACCGCCTCCTCGGCCAGGTCCTGGAGGCGGCCGACGGCGCCTTCAACACCCTGCTGGAACTGGGCTTCGCCTCCTCCATCCGCAAGGAGTACGCCTGGCGGGTGTCCCGCGGCGAGTCCACACGCAACCTGGACGCGTTCAGGCATCTGATCGAACGCTCCGCTGACTGACTTACGGTTCGCCCCCTTCCCTCTGCTGCCCGGGCAGTGGCATGCTCACCGCCGACGAGAACCTGAACGTCGTTCATATCCATGAATATGAAGGGGCGGATGGGCATGAGCAGCGCGCAGCCGAGCGGCACGCACCTCACAAGACGGACCCTGCTGGCCGGTGCCACCGCCGTGGCGCTCGGGGCCGCGACCGGTACCGCACGGGCGGCGGAATTCCCCTCGCTGTGGCAGGAGTTCAGGCGCACCCCGTTCACCCATCCGCAGATCCCCTACGTCGGCCGGTCCGGCCGCCAGGGCGGAGCCACCCGCTTCCCGCGCCCCCGGACCGTCGCCGACGTCACGGACTACGGCGCCGTACCCGACGGCACCACCGACTGCGCCCCCGCGATCAACCGTGCCATCGCCGCCGCCGGAAGGGCCGGCGGTGGCACGGTCACCATCCCGCCCGGCACCTTCCGCATCGACGACGTGATCCGCATCGGCGACTCGAACGTCGTCCTGCGCGGCGCCGGCAGCGACCGCACGACCCTCCACGCGACGAAGTCCCTGACCGAACTGATCGGCGTCTACGGCTCACGCTACGGCGGCGACAAGTCCGCCTGGTCCTGGGCGGGCGGCCTCATATGGCTGGCGCCGAAGGCCCGTTGGGACTCCCTGGTGGCCGCGATCCGGTCCCGTGCCTGGCCCTTCGAGGGCTGGACCGGCAACAAGCGGGACGAGTGGACGGCCCTGACGGCGGTGGAACCGGCCGAGCGGGGCTCCTGGACCGTCACCGTCGCCGACGCCTCGGCCCTGCACCCCGGCCGGCTCGTCCTCCTCCGCCTCGCCGACGACCCCGCCCACACCCTCCTGCAGCACATGGCGGGCGGCGGCCCGGGCCCGGCGTCGTACACCTGGGACGACAAGACGAAACTGCTGTCGTACATCCCCTACGAGTGGCCGGTGCGCATCGCCCGCGTCCGGGGCCGCCGGATCACCCTCGAACGCCCGCTCCCGCTGGACCTGCGTCCCGAGTGGAGCCCGCAACTGACCACCCATGTACCGGAGTTGACCGGATCGGCGGTCGAGGGCCTGACGCTGGACGTGCTGCAGACCCCGATGTCCCCGCACCTCCTCGACAAGGGCTACAACGGCGTGGTCCTGCAGTGCGCCTACGACTGCTGGGTGGACGACGTCACGGTCCGCAACGTCGACAACGGCTTCGGCCTGGTCGCCGCCTCCGCCTGCACCCTGCGCCGCACGCGCATGGCCGGCCGCGGCTCGCACCACCCCTACTTCTGCCGCGAGGGCTCCCACGACAACCTGATCGAGGACTTCACCATCGAGCAGCGCACGGTCCCGGCCCCGCCGAACACACAGTTGCACGGCATCAACGTCGAGGGACTGTCGTCGTACAACGTCTGGTCGCGCGGCGAGATGCGGATGGGCACCTTCGATTCGCACCGCGGCCTGCCCTTCGCGAACGTCCGCACGGACATCACCGTGAACAACAACGGCCGCCACGGCGGAGACGCCGGCGCGGGCCCGCTCTTCGGCGCCCGCTTCACGCACTGGAACATCCGGGTCACCAACGGCCGCGCGGGCCTGATGAAGATCGACGGCCTGGCCCCGTACTCGGCGACCGTGGGGCTGAACGAGGTGAGCGAGTTCGACCAGATCGACGTCCCCGACTTCACCGGCGATCTGCACTCCCGACTGGAGCTGTACGGCACGACGGATGCCGTACGCCCGCGCAACCTGTACGACGCTCAGCGCGAGCTGCGCCGATAGCGCCCTGGCGTGACGCCCACCAGCTTCTTGAAGTGCCGGGTGAGATGGGCCTGGTCGTAGAACCCGGCGGCCGAGGCCGCCTCGCCCGGCGCCAGCCCGTCCAGCAGCAGCCGCCGGGCCCGCCCGACCCGCCGCGACATCAGGTACTGGTGCGGGGCGATGCCGTACGCGCCGCTGAACGCCCGTACCAGATGGGCGGGATGGGCGTGCAGCAGCCGCGCCGCCTCCTCCAGCGAGACACCGTCGACGACCCGGGCGTCGAGCAGCTCCCGCAGCGAACGGGCGAGAACGGGGTCCGGGCGGTGCTCCGCCGTGGCCGTCCGCCGCAGATGCTCGCACAGCCGCTCCCCGACGAGGCTCAGCCTGCTCTCCGCCTCCAGTTCGTCGCCGGGGTGGGCGAGGGCGCCGTGCAACTGCCCGACGCGCAGCCGCAGTACGGGATCCCGGAGACCGGGTGTGTCGACGGCGCGACCGATGAGATCGCTGCCGAGACGGCTGGTGTCGAGGTAGACGACCCGCTTGCGGAAGCCGTCCGGGGTCGCGGGGGAGCCGTTGTGCGGCACGTGCGGCGGGAGCAGGGTGACGGTGCCGAGCGGGGTGCCGTGCTCATGCCGGTCGAGGTCGTACCGTACGGCCCCGTCGTCCACGATGAGCAGCGTCCAGGCGTCGTGGACGTGCATCGGATAGGCGTACTCGGTGAAGTGGGCGTGGAAGACCTCCACGACACCCGGGACGCGCGGGCGCCAGGCGGATACTTCCTGCTGGTCAGCCACGCAAAAAACGTACAAGACCCGGCACCGGACCGTCCGGCAGTCTCACTGCATGAACACCGAACCGATCCCCACCGAGCCTGTCCGCTTCGACACGAAGATCGCCGTACTGCTGCGCGCGGACCTGGAGCCCTGGCAGGGCCTCAACGTCACCGCGTTCCTGGTCAGCGGCCTCGGCAGCCAGGTCCCCGAGGTGATCGGCGAGCCGTACGAGGACGCGGACGGTGTCGGCTACCTCCCCATGTTCCGCCAGCCGGTGCTGGTCTTCGAGGGCTCGAAGGAGATCCTGAAGGCAGCCCACGACAGGGCACTGAGCCGCGCCCTGCCCCGCGCCGTCTTCACTGCGGACCTGTTCACGACGGGCAACGACCGGGACAACCGCGCGGCGGTGCGGGCCGTACCGACCGCCGAGCTGGACCTGGTGGGGCTGGCGGTGTACGGCGCGCGGGGCGTGGTGGACAAGGTCCTCAAGGGCGCACGGATGCACCCGTGAGGCCCCCGGTCCGGATCAGTCGAACATGCCGGGCTGGTAGTCGCCGGCGGGCTGCTGGACGATGACGTTGATGCGGTTGTACGTGTTGATCAGGGCGATCAGCGAGACGAGGGCGGCGAGCTGGTCCTCGTCGTAGTGCT from Streptomyces roseochromogenus subsp. oscitans DS 12.976 encodes the following:
- a CDS encoding YbjN domain-containing protein; this encodes MGDVERAAQVIEAVLKDAELEWESPEPGNYVVKLPGTRKLSTTVSFLVGRHSLSLNAFVVRHPDENEAGVHRWLLERNLKLYGVSYAVDRLGDIYVTARLPLASVTPDEIDRLLGQVLEAADGAFNTLLELGFASSIRKEYAWRVSRGESTRNLDAFRHLIERSAD
- a CDS encoding glycosyl hydrolase family 28-related protein → MSSAQPSGTHLTRRTLLAGATAVALGAATGTARAAEFPSLWQEFRRTPFTHPQIPYVGRSGRQGGATRFPRPRTVADVTDYGAVPDGTTDCAPAINRAIAAAGRAGGGTVTIPPGTFRIDDVIRIGDSNVVLRGAGSDRTTLHATKSLTELIGVYGSRYGGDKSAWSWAGGLIWLAPKARWDSLVAAIRSRAWPFEGWTGNKRDEWTALTAVEPAERGSWTVTVADASALHPGRLVLLRLADDPAHTLLQHMAGGGPGPASYTWDDKTKLLSYIPYEWPVRIARVRGRRITLERPLPLDLRPEWSPQLTTHVPELTGSAVEGLTLDVLQTPMSPHLLDKGYNGVVLQCAYDCWVDDVTVRNVDNGFGLVAASACTLRRTRMAGRGSHHPYFCREGSHDNLIEDFTIEQRTVPAPPNTQLHGINVEGLSSYNVWSRGEMRMGTFDSHRGLPFANVRTDITVNNNGRHGGDAGAGPLFGARFTHWNIRVTNGRAGLMKIDGLAPYSATVGLNEVSEFDQIDVPDFTGDLHSRLELYGTTDAVRPRNLYDAQRELRR
- a CDS encoding helix-turn-helix domain-containing protein produces the protein MADQQEVSAWRPRVPGVVEVFHAHFTEYAYPMHVHDAWTLLIVDDGAVRYDLDRHEHGTPLGTVTLLPPHVPHNGSPATPDGFRKRVVYLDTSRLGSDLIGRAVDTPGLRDPVLRLRVGQLHGALAHPGDELEAESRLSLVGERLCEHLRRTATAEHRPDPVLARSLRELLDARVVDGVSLEEAARLLHAHPAHLVRAFSGAYGIAPHQYLMSRRVGRARRLLLDGLAPGEAASAAGFYDQAHLTRHFKKLVGVTPGRYRRSSR
- a CDS encoding DUF2000 domain-containing protein, which produces MNTEPIPTEPVRFDTKIAVLLRADLEPWQGLNVTAFLVSGLGSQVPEVIGEPYEDADGVGYLPMFRQPVLVFEGSKEILKAAHDRALSRALPRAVFTADLFTTGNDRDNRAAVRAVPTAELDLVGLAVYGARGVVDKVLKGARMHP